A DNA window from Rossellomorea marisflavi contains the following coding sequences:
- a CDS encoding diacylglycerol/lipid kinase family protein translates to MQRKGGQGKLEALLKDTIPPLLDVCTNITIHPTKDKGDAERFCREKGHSFDLVIVLGGDGTVHEVINGLADLEVRPLTAILPGGTCNDFARSLHIPMNIKQAVQLIVEHPLRKSVDLVKTDSRYFSNFWGTGLISQTSDNIDVGSKGVLGKLSYYISAFQSIQDAPVLKVKVRTDEEEFEEDVVMVLAANGKSIGANALPQSISLDDGLLDLYLVKRSGFPLLKEFFLMKGTGDVSHTFEDIRHIRTSSLEVELSDEEKFDMDGELYDGKRQTMKVLQGHMDFIVGVER, encoded by the coding sequence ATGCAACGGAAAGGCGGGCAGGGAAAACTGGAAGCACTGCTGAAGGACACCATTCCCCCGCTTTTGGATGTGTGCACGAATATAACGATCCACCCGACCAAAGATAAAGGCGACGCCGAGCGCTTCTGCCGGGAAAAAGGCCATTCATTCGACCTCGTCATCGTCCTTGGAGGGGACGGGACGGTCCATGAGGTCATCAACGGGCTCGCTGACCTTGAGGTGCGTCCTTTGACAGCCATCCTTCCTGGCGGGACATGCAATGATTTTGCCCGATCCCTTCATATCCCCATGAATATCAAGCAGGCTGTCCAGCTTATCGTCGAGCACCCTCTCCGGAAGAGTGTAGATCTCGTCAAAACGGACAGCCGATACTTCAGTAATTTCTGGGGAACCGGATTGATTTCACAGACGAGCGATAACATCGACGTCGGATCAAAAGGTGTCCTCGGGAAGCTGAGTTATTATATCAGTGCCTTTCAATCCATCCAGGATGCCCCGGTTCTGAAGGTGAAAGTGAGGACCGACGAAGAGGAATTCGAAGAAGATGTGGTGATGGTCCTGGCCGCCAATGGGAAATCCATCGGTGCGAATGCCCTGCCACAGTCCATCAGTCTGGACGACGGACTCCTCGACCTTTATCTTGTGAAAAGGAGCGGCTTCCCGCTTCTGAAGGAATTCTTCTTGATGAAGGGGACCGGCGATGTGAGCCACACGTTCGAAGATATCCGGCATATCCGTACATCGAGTTTGGAGGTCGAGCTCTCCGATGAAGAGAAGTTCGATATGGACGGGGAATTGTATGACGGTAAGCGTCAGACGATGAAGGTGCTTCAAGGTCATATGGATTTTATCGTAGGCGTTGAAAGATAA
- a CDS encoding YqaA family protein, with product MSEWIHMFETWLMDYGVWGLILVSFADSSFFPIPPDVLLIPMSIANPDSALLYALYTTVASVIGALFGWWIGKKLGRPVLVYLFKEERIQKVEDYFNKFGPMAILIAGLTPVPYKIFTIFAGVSGIRIRVLVIWSIIGRGFRFFLEAIIIITLGEKAKPFIEQNFAMLSFVVGAVLVILYVGYVLIKKRRTSVQ from the coding sequence ATGTCTGAATGGATACATATGTTTGAAACGTGGTTAATGGATTATGGTGTATGGGGATTGATCCTGGTGTCTTTCGCAGACTCATCCTTCTTCCCGATTCCCCCTGATGTCCTTCTTATCCCCATGTCGATTGCCAACCCGGATAGCGCATTGTTATATGCCCTTTATACGACAGTCGCTTCCGTTATCGGAGCCCTTTTCGGATGGTGGATCGGAAAGAAGCTCGGTCGACCGGTACTGGTCTATTTATTCAAAGAAGAACGCATACAAAAAGTGGAGGACTACTTCAATAAATTCGGCCCGATGGCCATCCTTATTGCAGGACTCACTCCCGTTCCTTATAAGATTTTCACCATCTTCGCAGGAGTTTCCGGCATCCGGATCCGCGTGTTGGTCATCTGGTCCATCATCGGTCGCGGATTCCGTTTCTTCCTCGAAGCGATCATCATCATAACACTCGGTGAGAAGGCAAAGCCATTTATTGAACAAAACTTCGCCATGCTCAGTTTCGTTGTAGGGGCCGTTCTCGTCATCCTGTATGTCGGATACGTCTTGATCAAAAAAAGAAGAACGTCCGTACAATGA